From Anopheles darlingi chromosome 2, idAnoDarlMG_H_01, whole genome shotgun sequence, the proteins below share one genomic window:
- the LOC125950105 gene encoding endoplasmic reticulum lectin 1 isoform X1, producing MLVQLNLLLLLVVASGHDLKGFDDSVLFNLVWHSKNDLLPSTPDAEEIVITSPNKERYRCMIPSITAKESTGEVEYSGPTPLELLEPLFLSTTCSYRIESYWSYEVCHGNYIKQYHEERHEKTSKLQEYFLGRWDKQKTEALKARYAESGAQNEQLKYKKIEGFNLPYLELEMDSGTVCDLNGEPRVTKVLYVCYMFGKNEVYSLKETSTCNYEVIILTAALCTHPKYKPQDTEENKINCIPLDDAPRKPRALLEMDVEKMRQKYQQLSVTISDVLGFEMPELDEDGSWRGEPVRKDTSFAFDWKGMDVDADEGTTPVGSMTRRPKKTKELTTLLEFLDGAYCLPGGSGWWKFELCFGKHVRQYHKDTSIYLGYFDVDRHREWLEKNPLVRLTRKHDNQISLFYTGGDVCDKTNQARHVEVKLKCTEHSASTDLIALYLLEPRPCEYVLNVESSKICDILPLATEDMLLPENLQELVDETLLASDSTSSNKDNDVNN from the exons ATGCTGGTTCAactgaacctgctgctgcttctggtggtggctAGCGGACACGATTTGAAGGGGTTCGACGATTCCGTTCTCTTCAACCTGGTGTGGCACTCCAAAAATGATCTGTTG CCTTCTACTCCAGATGCTGAGGAGATCGTGATAACGTCGCCAAACAAGGAACGGTACCGGTGCATGATTCCATCGATCACTGCCAAAGAAAGCACGGGCGAGGTGGAGTACAGTGGTCCAACAccgctggagctgctggaaccACTTTTCCTGTCCACGACCTGCTCGTACCGCATCGAGAGCTACTGGTCGTACGAGGTTTGCCACGGAAACTACATCAAACAGTACCATGAAGAGCGGCACGAAAAGACGAGCAAGCTGCAGGAGTATTTTCTTGGCCGCTGGGACAAGCAAAAGACTGAAGCACTGAAGGCACGGTACGCTGAATCCGGTGCACAGAATGAGCAGCTAAAGTACAAGAAAATCGAAGGCTTCAACTTACCGTACCTTGAGCTAGAAATGGACTCCGGAACGGTGTGCGATCTTAACGGGGAGCCACGTGTAACTAAAGTGCTGTACGTGTGCTACATGTTTGGCAAGAACGAGGTGTACTCGTTGAAGGAAACATCCACCTGCAATTATGAAGTCATCATCCTAACGGCAGCGCTGTGCACCCACCCGAAGTACAAACCTCAGGAtacggaggaaaacaaaatcaattgCATTCCGCTTGACGATGCACCACGCAAACCGAGAGCCCTGCTAGAGATGGACGTCGAAAAGATGCGGCAAAAGTATCAGCAACTATCG GTTACTATTAGCGACGTATTAGGATTTGAAATGCCTGAATTGGATGAG GATGGTTCTTGGCGAGGAGAACCGGTACGTAAGGACACTTCGTTTGCGTTCGATTGGAAAGGCATGGATGTGGATGCTGATGAAGGGACTACTCCAGTAGGTTCCATGACGAGACGGCCGAAAAAGACCAAGGAACTAACGACACTGCTTGAGTTCCTCGATGGAGCCTACTGTCTGCCAGGG GGCTCCGGTTGGTGGAAATTTGAGCTTTGCTTCGGAAAGCACGTGCGTCAATATCACAAAGATACCTCAATCTACCTCGGGTACTTCGATGTGGACAGGCATCGCGAGTGGTTAGAGAAAAATCCGCTCGTCCGGTTGACTCGCAAGCACGATAACCAGATCAGTCTCTTCTACACCGGTGGTGATGTGTGCGACAAAACCAATCAAGCTCGCCACGTGGAGGTGAAGCTTAAATGTACAGAACATTCGGCCAGCACGGACTTAATCGCCCTGTATCTGCTCGAACCCCGTCCCTGCGAGTACGTTCTGAACGTGGAATCATCGAAGATTTGTGATATTCTTCCACTGGCTACCGAGGATATGCTCCTGCCGGAAAATCTGCAAGAACTCGTCGATGAAACGCTGCTGGCCTCGGATAGTACTAGCAGCAATAAGGATAATGATGtaaataattga
- the LOC125950103 gene encoding nicotinamide/nicotinic acid mononucleotide adenylyltransferase 1 isoform X2, with product MRMTSSTKIMLIACGSFSPPTPMHFRMFEIARDHIHQMGLGQVVGGIVSPVHDSYAKKGLVSATHRCAMIKIGLKSSEWIRLSDWETQQEEWTRTRQVLQYHQNFINSYLKDTNGTINNQHIPAWIPEGIKKTAGQVHLKLLCGADLLESFATPGLWKDEDLEAILGYHGIVVISRAGSNPEQFIFNSDLLTRYRRNITIVTNWVTNDVSSTLIRRLLGRGMSVKYLLDEHVTEYIQKFGLFGCNSETVKDSLHVRAAVCTAN from the exons ATGAGAATGACATCGTCGACGAAAATCATGCTCATCGCCTGCGGGTCCTTTAGTCCGCCAACTCCGATGCATTTTCGGATGTTCG AGATAGCCCGGGATCACATCCACCAAATGGGCCTGGGCCAGGTGGTGGGCGGGATTGTTTCGCCCGTACATGACTCATACGCCAAAAAGGGACTCGTTTCGGCAACTCATCGTTGTGCTATGATAAAGATTGGACTGAAGTCTTCGGAGTGGATTCGGCTCTCCGATTGGGAAACGCAGCAGGAAGAGTGGACAAGAACCCGCCAGGTGCTTCAGTATCACCAG AATTTCATAAACTCTTACCTGAAAGATACAAATGGGACCATCAACAACCAGCACATTCCGGCGTGGATACCAGAGGGAATTAAAAAGACGGCTGGCCAGGTTCACCTGAAGCTGTTGTGTGGCGCAGATCTTCTCGAATCCTTTGCAACCCCCGGACTGTGGAAGGACGAAGATCTAGAAGCCATTCTCGGTTACCACGGCATTGTGGTGATTTCGCGTGCCGGATCTAATCCGGAGCAATTCATCTTCAATTCCGATCTATTGACTCGTTATCGC CGCAATATAACGATAGTGACGAACTGGGTAACAAACGACGTCAGTTCGACGCTCATCCGACGACTGTTGGGCCGTGGGATGTCGGTCAAATACCTGTTGGACGAGCACGTGACGGAGTACATTCAAAAGTTTGGTCTTTTCGGGTGCAATAGCGAGAC CGTGAAGGACAGTTTGCATGTCCGCGCTGCTGTGTGCACAGCTAACTGA
- the LOC125950122 gene encoding intraflagellar transport protein 43 homolog, which yields MQEKASPLSSGTPAKVKTDSWMEDASPIGRSLSALTSATSNHGKNARKFSNILEMERFSNTNIVSMDESSAALDHNPIDDIPMLPDADDIHESLLYNESPNLPTVTTYKDLASDILANDKASALGNLDEIDIAILTECLESEEDIEEPDEVWTWDQLFTQLTVKISSETKAPVVEFSN from the exons ATGCAGGAAAAAGCGTCGCCCCTATCCAGTGGCACCCCGGCGAAGGTGAAAACAGATAGCTGGATGGAGGACGCATCGCCGATTGGTCGGTCGTTATCGGCACTGACGAGCGCTACCAGCAACCATGGCAA GAACGCTCgtaaattttcaaacattctGGAGAT GGAACGATTCAGCAACACAAACATCGTTTCGATGGACGAAAGCAGTGCCGCGTTGGATCATAATCCGATCGACGATATTCCAATGCTACCGGATGCGGATGATATACACGAAAGCTTATTGTACAACGAGAGTCCCAATTTACCCAC CGTGACCACATATAAAGATCTGGCCTCGGATATTTTGGCTAATGACAAAGCATCGGCCTTGGGGAACCTGGACGAGATTGACATTGCCATCCTTACGGAGTGCCTAGAAAGCGAAGAGGACATCGAAGAACCCGATGAGGTGTGGACCTGGGATCAACTGTTTACGCAACTGACGGTGAAGATCAGTTCGGAGACGAAGGCGCCCGTCGTTGAGTTCAGCAACTAA
- the LOC125950103 gene encoding nicotinamide/nicotinic acid mononucleotide adenylyltransferase 1 isoform X3, with protein MRMTSSTKIMLIACGSFSPPTPMHFRMFEIARDHIHQMGLGQVVGGIVSPVHDSYAKKGLVSATHRCAMIKIGLKSSEWIRLSDWETQQEEWTRTRQVLQYHQNFINSYLKDTNGTINNQHIPAWIPEGIKKTAGQVHLKLLCGADLLESFATPGLWKDEDLEAILGYHGIVVISRAGSNPEQFIFNSDLLTRYRRNITIVTNWVTNDVSSTLIRRLLGRGMSVKYLLDEHVTEYIQKFGLFGCNSETS; from the exons ATGAGAATGACATCGTCGACGAAAATCATGCTCATCGCCTGCGGGTCCTTTAGTCCGCCAACTCCGATGCATTTTCGGATGTTCG AGATAGCCCGGGATCACATCCACCAAATGGGCCTGGGCCAGGTGGTGGGCGGGATTGTTTCGCCCGTACATGACTCATACGCCAAAAAGGGACTCGTTTCGGCAACTCATCGTTGTGCTATGATAAAGATTGGACTGAAGTCTTCGGAGTGGATTCGGCTCTCCGATTGGGAAACGCAGCAGGAAGAGTGGACAAGAACCCGCCAGGTGCTTCAGTATCACCAG AATTTCATAAACTCTTACCTGAAAGATACAAATGGGACCATCAACAACCAGCACATTCCGGCGTGGATACCAGAGGGAATTAAAAAGACGGCTGGCCAGGTTCACCTGAAGCTGTTGTGTGGCGCAGATCTTCTCGAATCCTTTGCAACCCCCGGACTGTGGAAGGACGAAGATCTAGAAGCCATTCTCGGTTACCACGGCATTGTGGTGATTTCGCGTGCCGGATCTAATCCGGAGCAATTCATCTTCAATTCCGATCTATTGACTCGTTATCGC CGCAATATAACGATAGTGACGAACTGGGTAACAAACGACGTCAGTTCGACGCTCATCCGACGACTGTTGGGCCGTGGGATGTCGGTCAAATACCTGTTGGACGAGCACGTGACGGAGTACATTCAAAAGTTTGGTCTTTTCGGGTGCAATAGCGAGAC ATCGTGA
- the LOC125950103 gene encoding nicotinamide/nicotinic acid mononucleotide adenylyltransferase 3 isoform X1, whose product MRMTSSTKIMLIACGSFSPPTPMHFRMFEIARDHIHQMGLGQVVGGIVSPVHDSYAKKGLVSATHRCAMIKIGLKSSEWIRLSDWETQQEEWTRTRQVLQYHQNFINSYLKDTNGTINNQHIPAWIPEGIKKTAGQVHLKLLCGADLLESFATPGLWKDEDLEAILGYHGIVVISRAGSNPEQFIFNSDLLTRYRRNITIVTNWVTNDVSSTLIRRLLGRGMSVKYLLDEHVTEYIQKFGLFGCNSETKYILTPGSTTEAMSISPISPINDPDIYIEHRNRMNKRNSSFEAMDETDFPSPPLPSPSAGSNVTLNKVFCCANESSTGQLAKPISGRGATFLGRPGSAVQIITTAAPTPAPPSVTTPDGTTKQAHQVSGSSDDSDQKQNKIVKKMKTSAACPVSRV is encoded by the exons ATGAGAATGACATCGTCGACGAAAATCATGCTCATCGCCTGCGGGTCCTTTAGTCCGCCAACTCCGATGCATTTTCGGATGTTCG AGATAGCCCGGGATCACATCCACCAAATGGGCCTGGGCCAGGTGGTGGGCGGGATTGTTTCGCCCGTACATGACTCATACGCCAAAAAGGGACTCGTTTCGGCAACTCATCGTTGTGCTATGATAAAGATTGGACTGAAGTCTTCGGAGTGGATTCGGCTCTCCGATTGGGAAACGCAGCAGGAAGAGTGGACAAGAACCCGCCAGGTGCTTCAGTATCACCAG AATTTCATAAACTCTTACCTGAAAGATACAAATGGGACCATCAACAACCAGCACATTCCGGCGTGGATACCAGAGGGAATTAAAAAGACGGCTGGCCAGGTTCACCTGAAGCTGTTGTGTGGCGCAGATCTTCTCGAATCCTTTGCAACCCCCGGACTGTGGAAGGACGAAGATCTAGAAGCCATTCTCGGTTACCACGGCATTGTGGTGATTTCGCGTGCCGGATCTAATCCGGAGCAATTCATCTTCAATTCCGATCTATTGACTCGTTATCGC CGCAATATAACGATAGTGACGAACTGGGTAACAAACGACGTCAGTTCGACGCTCATCCGACGACTGTTGGGCCGTGGGATGTCGGTCAAATACCTGTTGGACGAGCACGTGACGGAGTACATTCAAAAGTTTGGTCTTTTCGGGTGCAATAGCGAGAC TAAGTACATTTTAACACCGGGAAGCACAACGGAGGCCATGAGTATTTCGCCAATCTCTCCGATCAACGATCCGGACATCTATATTGAGCACCGGAATCGAATGAACAAACGGAACTCTTCGTTCGAAGCGATGGATGAAACAGATTTTCCGTCACCACCGCTTCCATCTCCCAGTGCGGGCAGTAATGTTACTCTCAACAAGGTATTTTGCTGCGCAAACGAATCGTCGACGGGACAGCTGGCAAAACCGATCAGTGGACGAGGAGCTACGTTTCTTGGTCGACCAGGAAGTGCTGTACAGATTATAACGACCGCAGCTCCTactcctgcaccaccatcggtgacGACACCGGATGGAACCACAAAACAGGCCCACCAAGTCAGCGGCTCATCCGACGATAGCGACCAGAAGCAGAATAAG ATCGTGAAAAAGATGAAGACATCCGCTGCTTGTCCGGTCTCGCGGGTCTAG
- the LOC125950105 gene encoding endoplasmic reticulum lectin 1 isoform X2, translating to MLVQLNLLLLLVVASGHDLKGFDDSVLFNLVWHSKNDLLPSTPDAEEIVITSPNKERYRCMIPSITAKESTGEVEYSGPTPLELLEPLFLSTTCSYRIESYWSYEVCHGNYIKQYHEERHEKTSKLQEYFLGRWDKQKTEALKARYAESGAQNEQLKYKKIEGFNLPYLELEMDSGTVCDLNGEPRVTKVLYVCYMFGKNEVYSLKETSTCNYEVIILTAALCTHPKYKPQDTEENKINCIPLDDAPRKPRALLEMDVEKMRQKYQQLSDGSWRGEPVRKDTSFAFDWKGMDVDADEGTTPVGSMTRRPKKTKELTTLLEFLDGAYCLPGGSGWWKFELCFGKHVRQYHKDTSIYLGYFDVDRHREWLEKNPLVRLTRKHDNQISLFYTGGDVCDKTNQARHVEVKLKCTEHSASTDLIALYLLEPRPCEYVLNVESSKICDILPLATEDMLLPENLQELVDETLLASDSTSSNKDNDVNN from the exons ATGCTGGTTCAactgaacctgctgctgcttctggtggtggctAGCGGACACGATTTGAAGGGGTTCGACGATTCCGTTCTCTTCAACCTGGTGTGGCACTCCAAAAATGATCTGTTG CCTTCTACTCCAGATGCTGAGGAGATCGTGATAACGTCGCCAAACAAGGAACGGTACCGGTGCATGATTCCATCGATCACTGCCAAAGAAAGCACGGGCGAGGTGGAGTACAGTGGTCCAACAccgctggagctgctggaaccACTTTTCCTGTCCACGACCTGCTCGTACCGCATCGAGAGCTACTGGTCGTACGAGGTTTGCCACGGAAACTACATCAAACAGTACCATGAAGAGCGGCACGAAAAGACGAGCAAGCTGCAGGAGTATTTTCTTGGCCGCTGGGACAAGCAAAAGACTGAAGCACTGAAGGCACGGTACGCTGAATCCGGTGCACAGAATGAGCAGCTAAAGTACAAGAAAATCGAAGGCTTCAACTTACCGTACCTTGAGCTAGAAATGGACTCCGGAACGGTGTGCGATCTTAACGGGGAGCCACGTGTAACTAAAGTGCTGTACGTGTGCTACATGTTTGGCAAGAACGAGGTGTACTCGTTGAAGGAAACATCCACCTGCAATTATGAAGTCATCATCCTAACGGCAGCGCTGTGCACCCACCCGAAGTACAAACCTCAGGAtacggaggaaaacaaaatcaattgCATTCCGCTTGACGATGCACCACGCAAACCGAGAGCCCTGCTAGAGATGGACGTCGAAAAGATGCGGCAAAAGTATCAGCAACTATCG GATGGTTCTTGGCGAGGAGAACCGGTACGTAAGGACACTTCGTTTGCGTTCGATTGGAAAGGCATGGATGTGGATGCTGATGAAGGGACTACTCCAGTAGGTTCCATGACGAGACGGCCGAAAAAGACCAAGGAACTAACGACACTGCTTGAGTTCCTCGATGGAGCCTACTGTCTGCCAGGG GGCTCCGGTTGGTGGAAATTTGAGCTTTGCTTCGGAAAGCACGTGCGTCAATATCACAAAGATACCTCAATCTACCTCGGGTACTTCGATGTGGACAGGCATCGCGAGTGGTTAGAGAAAAATCCGCTCGTCCGGTTGACTCGCAAGCACGATAACCAGATCAGTCTCTTCTACACCGGTGGTGATGTGTGCGACAAAACCAATCAAGCTCGCCACGTGGAGGTGAAGCTTAAATGTACAGAACATTCGGCCAGCACGGACTTAATCGCCCTGTATCTGCTCGAACCCCGTCCCTGCGAGTACGTTCTGAACGTGGAATCATCGAAGATTTGTGATATTCTTCCACTGGCTACCGAGGATATGCTCCTGCCGGAAAATCTGCAAGAACTCGTCGATGAAACGCTGCTGGCCTCGGATAGTACTAGCAGCAATAAGGATAATGATGtaaataattga
- the LOC125950111 gene encoding beta-1,4-galactosyltransferase 7 isoform X2, with protein sequence MVKYTQVVLLRLFGICLFGFIVVFLLSGGLPTETCRCEEHDHERFHKTFRLEQYDQNRKKLAIVVPFRDRFDELLQFAPHMAAFLDKQGVPFHIFVVNQNDRYRFNRASLINAGFLEARDRFDYFAMHDVDLLPLNDNLRYEYPEEGPLHISGPEYHPKYHYSNFIGGILLLKMEHFVQLNGMSNRYWGWGLEDDEFFVRIKEAGLEVYRSRNITTGTNNTFLHVHDRLHRKRDTTKCFNQRESTRRRDRKTGLNTLKYSIASRRELTIDGVPVSVLNVDLVCDKAETPWCDCPSTTEAPTQRIKKKGDSVQ encoded by the exons ATGGTTAAGTACACGCAAGTGGTTCTCCTGCGACTCTTCGGTATCTGCTTGTTCGGCTTTATCGTGGTATTCCTGCTCAGCGGCGGACTTCCGACAG AAACCTGCCGGTGTGAAGAGCACGATCATGAGCGGTTTCACAAGACCTTCCGGCTTGAGCAGTACGATCAGAATAGGAAGAAGCTAGCGATAGTGGTTCCGTTCCGCGATCGGTTCGATGAGCTGCTCCAGTTTGCTCCCCACATGGCGGCGTTTCTGGACAAGCAAGGCGTGCCGTTTCACATATTTGTGGTGAACCAAAATGATCGTTATCGATTCAATCGTGCATCGCTGATCAATGCAGGTTTCCTGGAGGCCCGGGATCGTTTCGACTACTTCGCTATGCACGACGTTGATCTGCTGCCACTGAACGACAACCTGCGCTACGAGTATCCCGAGGAAGGTCCTCTACACATATCGGGCCCCGAATATCACCCCAAGTACCACTATTCGAACTTTATCGGTGGTATACTACTGCTTAAGATGGAGCACTTTGTTCAGCTGAACGGCATGTCGAACCGTTACTGGGGCTGGGGGCTGGAGGACGATGAGTTTTTCGTGCGCATCAAAGAGGCCGGTCTTGAGGTGTATCGGTCGAGAAACATAACGACGGGAACGAACAACACGTTCCTGCATGTGCACGATCGGTTGCATCGGAAGCGAGACACGACGAAATGCTTTAACCAGCGTGAGAGTACACGGAGACGGGATCGCAAAACGGGACTGAACACGCTGAAATACTCAATCGCCAGTCGTCGCGAGCTTACCATCGATGGTGTTCCCGTGAGTGTTCTAAATGTGGATCTAGTTTGCGACAAAGCTGAAACGCCCTGGTGCGATTGTCCATCGACGACGGAAGCACCCACTCAAAGGATAAAGAAAAAGGGCGATAGCGTGCAGTGA
- the LOC125950109 gene encoding torsin-like protein — MRLAAPAFLKFLFWCIVVQPSCAFFDFAQLKENIRSGVKFAFEATRDNTICRYRECCTRDYIPADIYALRRSLDANLFGQHIAKKLVVDAIGGHFQQIHKSEKPLVISFHGAPGTGKNYIAEHIANALFQKGSQSDFVHKYLGRIDFPLESRINEYKFRLVEDIKRATAKCPTSLFIFDEVEKMPAGLFDTIVSLLDNHAYTKEHNFRQSIFVFLSNVAGPEIANQLKLILDKGTWREGTKLHDFEQTLEISAYNLEGGLYRSEMIESHVVDHFVPFLPLEQRHVEKCIIREYHKLTGSENIDETLLKDILREAVTFDETGIFSNNGCKRVSKKVESFYYNRLRKAHRNEEL, encoded by the exons ATGAGGCTCGCGGCACCTGCTTTCCTAAAATTCCTATTCTGGTGCATCGTTGTTCAGCCTTCCTGCGCCTTCTTTGATTTCGCACAGTTGAAGGAAAATATCCGATCAGGCGTTAAGTTTGCGTTTGAAGCAACTAGAGATAACACCATCTGCCGGTACCGTGAATGCTGTACACGGGATTATATTCCTGCCGACATTTACG CACTGAGAAGGTCGCTCGATGCGAACCTGTTTGGGCAACACATTGCCAAGAAGCTGGTTGTGGACGCTATCGGAGGTCACTTTCAGCAAATTCACAAGTCTGAGAAACCATTAGTGATAAG CTTTCACGGTGCTCCTG GTACGGGTAAAAATTACATAGCAGAGCACATTGCCAACGCTTTGTTCCAGAAGGGTTCCCAGAGTGACTTCGTGCACAAATACTTGGGAAGGATAGACTTTCCTCTCGAGAGCAGAATTAACGAGTACAAG TTTCGGCTTGTTGAAGACATCAAGCGAGCGACCGCGAAATGCCCTACGTCGTTATTTATCTTCGATGAAGTAGAAAAGATGCCGGCCGGACTGTTCGACACGATCGTATCGCTGCTGGACAATCATGCGTACACGAAAGAGCACAACTTTCGACAGTCCATCTTCGTCTTTCTATCGAACGTCGCGGGACCGGAAATAGCGAACCAGTTGAAGCTTATCCTAGATAAGGGTACTTGGCGCGAGGGTACTAAATTGCATGATTTCGAACAAACGCTAGAAATTAGCGCCTACAATCTCGAAGGTGGCCTGTACCGAAGTGAGATGATTGAGTCGCACGTGGTGGACCACTTTGTACCGTTTCTGCCGCTCGAGCAACGACATGtggaaaaatgcatcatcCGAGAGTATCATAAATTAACCGGCAGTGAGAATATTGACGAGACTTTACTCAA AGATATCCTGCGAGAAGCAGTCACGTTCGATGAAACAGGCATTTTCTCCAACAACGGCTGCAAGCGCGTAAGTAAGAAGGTAGAGTCGTTCTACTACAACCGACTTCGCAAGGCCCACCGAAACGAGGAACTGTGA
- the LOC125950111 gene encoding beta-1,4-galactosyltransferase 7 isoform X1 translates to MVKYTQVVLLRLFGICLFGFIVVFLLSGGLPTGLETCRCEEHDHERFHKTFRLEQYDQNRKKLAIVVPFRDRFDELLQFAPHMAAFLDKQGVPFHIFVVNQNDRYRFNRASLINAGFLEARDRFDYFAMHDVDLLPLNDNLRYEYPEEGPLHISGPEYHPKYHYSNFIGGILLLKMEHFVQLNGMSNRYWGWGLEDDEFFVRIKEAGLEVYRSRNITTGTNNTFLHVHDRLHRKRDTTKCFNQRESTRRRDRKTGLNTLKYSIASRRELTIDGVPVSVLNVDLVCDKAETPWCDCPSTTEAPTQRIKKKGDSVQ, encoded by the exons ATGGTTAAGTACACGCAAGTGGTTCTCCTGCGACTCTTCGGTATCTGCTTGTTCGGCTTTATCGTGGTATTCCTGCTCAGCGGCGGACTTCCGACAGGTTTGG AAACCTGCCGGTGTGAAGAGCACGATCATGAGCGGTTTCACAAGACCTTCCGGCTTGAGCAGTACGATCAGAATAGGAAGAAGCTAGCGATAGTGGTTCCGTTCCGCGATCGGTTCGATGAGCTGCTCCAGTTTGCTCCCCACATGGCGGCGTTTCTGGACAAGCAAGGCGTGCCGTTTCACATATTTGTGGTGAACCAAAATGATCGTTATCGATTCAATCGTGCATCGCTGATCAATGCAGGTTTCCTGGAGGCCCGGGATCGTTTCGACTACTTCGCTATGCACGACGTTGATCTGCTGCCACTGAACGACAACCTGCGCTACGAGTATCCCGAGGAAGGTCCTCTACACATATCGGGCCCCGAATATCACCCCAAGTACCACTATTCGAACTTTATCGGTGGTATACTACTGCTTAAGATGGAGCACTTTGTTCAGCTGAACGGCATGTCGAACCGTTACTGGGGCTGGGGGCTGGAGGACGATGAGTTTTTCGTGCGCATCAAAGAGGCCGGTCTTGAGGTGTATCGGTCGAGAAACATAACGACGGGAACGAACAACACGTTCCTGCATGTGCACGATCGGTTGCATCGGAAGCGAGACACGACGAAATGCTTTAACCAGCGTGAGAGTACACGGAGACGGGATCGCAAAACGGGACTGAACACGCTGAAATACTCAATCGCCAGTCGTCGCGAGCTTACCATCGATGGTGTTCCCGTGAGTGTTCTAAATGTGGATCTAGTTTGCGACAAAGCTGAAACGCCCTGGTGCGATTGTCCATCGACGACGGAAGCACCCACTCAAAGGATAAAGAAAAAGGGCGATAGCGTGCAGTGA